One Brassica oleracea var. oleracea cultivar TO1000 chromosome C7, BOL, whole genome shotgun sequence genomic window carries:
- the LOC106302513 gene encoding uncharacterized protein LOC106302513, with amino-acid sequence MKSPKIFEVLSLLLAFSVVDVVEFLVEDNTKYSVNALRFRDEIGGSNFARAANFVWGLFPQTKNPSDRRIVTMIKLLMEMVDGVAYNNIDEIHFNKGYLVDLSKDARREFSGVVYHEVVHSLLSNGMGQAPVCIIKRIADYVRLKEDHAPDHWVGSGGGHKWDKGYDVTARFLEYCNELMDVFVVELHKKMNDGYSENIKNNFMRYIWFST; translated from the coding sequence ATGAAGTCTCCCAAAATCTTTGAAGTACTCTCTCTACTACTCGCGTTCTCAGTTGTTGATGTAGTTGAATTCTTGGTGGAAGATAATACCAAATACTCCGTTAATGCATTAAGATTCCGGGATGAAATCGGTGGGTCAAACTTTGCCAGAGCTGCAAACTTCGTGTGGGGTTTATTCCCTCAAACCAAGAACCCTTCCGACAGAAGGATTGTTACGATGATCAAATTATTGATGGAGATGGTGGACGGTGTGGCGTACAACAATATAGATGAGATACACTTCAACAAAGGTTATCTCGTGGATTTATCGAAAGATGCTAGAAGGGAATTTAGTGGAGTGGTTTATCATGAGGTTGTTCATTCTTTGCTATCGAATGGTATGGGACAGGCTCCGGTTTGTATTATCAAAAGGATAGCGGACTATGTGAGGCTAAAAGAGGATCATGCTCCAGATCACTGGGTAGGATCCGGTGGTGGTCATAAGTGGGACAAGGGTTATGACGTTACTGCAAGGTTCTTGGAATATTGTAATGAGCTGATGGATGTGTTCGTTGTGGAGTTGCATAAGAAGATGAATGATGGATATAGTGAAAATATTAAAAATAATTTTATGAGGTATATATGGTTTTCAACATGA
- the LOC106301663 gene encoding triacylglycerol lipase 1, with product MKWLLVAVLTAFTISSAVTQSHILLGSPVNSLCTDLIHPAGYSCTEHTIQTKDGYILALQRVASPAQNLTLQYGPPVLLQHGLFMAGDVWFLDSPKESLGFILADHGFDVWVGNVRGTRYSYGHVTFSETDKEFWDWSWQDLAMYDLAEMVQYMYSLANSKIFLVGHSQGTIMSFAALTQPRVAEMVEAAALLCPISYLDHVTAPLVERMVFMHLDQMVVALGLHQINFRSETLVKLVDSLCEGHMDCTDFLSSITGENCCFNASRIEYYLDYEPHPSSVKNLRHLFQMIRKGSFAQYDYGFLKNILTYGTSKPPEFELGLIPASLPMWMGYGGSDLLADVTDVERTLAELPSRPELLYLENYGHIDFVLSTSAKEDVYKHMIQFFRARKKSSIW from the exons ATGAAGTGGTTACTTGTCGCCGTGTTGACCGCTTTTACGATTTCTTCCGCCGTGACACAATCTCATATCCTCCTTGGATCTCCGGTCAACTCTCTCTGCACTGACCTCATTCATCCGGCCGGTTACTCCTGCACCGAACACACT ATTCAAACGAAAGATGGGTACATACTAGCTCTTCAACGCGTGGCTTCTCCTGCTCAGAATCTAACACTTCAGTATGGTCCACCTGTTCTGCTTCAGCACGGTCTATTTATG GCTGGAGACGTGTGGTTCTTGGATTCCCCTAAAGAGTCATTAGGCTTCATTCTTGCAGATCATGGGTTCGATGTTTGGGTAGGAAACGTTCGTGGTACGCGCTATAGTTACGGGCATGTAACTTTCTCTGAAACTGACAAG GAATTTTGGGATTGGAGTTGGCAAGATTTGGCTATGTATGACTTGGCAGAAATGGTTCAGTATATGTATTCACTTGCAAACTCCAAAATCTTCCTTGTTGGACATTCTCAG GGGACTATCATGTCTTTTGCTGCTCTTACTCAGCCACGTGTTGCGGAAATGGTTGAAGCAGCTGCGTTGCTTTGTCCAATATCGTATTTGGATCATGTCACAGCTCCACTTGTAGAAAGAATGGTTTTTATGCATCTCGATCAG ATGGTCGTTGCTCTTGGCCTGCATCAAATAAACTTTCGAAG TGAGACTTTAGTTAAACTTGTTGACTCGTTATGCGAAGGGCATATGGATTGCACTGATTTCCTCTCATCCATAACAG GGGAGAATTGTTGTTTCAATGCCTCGAGGATAGAATACTATCTAGATTACGAGCCTCACCCATCATCTGTGAAGAACTTGCGGCATCTTTTCCAAA TGATTCGGAAGGGGAGCTTTGCACAATATGATTACGGCTTTCTAAAAAACATATTGACTTATGGGACATCAAAACCTCCGGAATTCGAACTTGGCCTCATTCCGGCATCATTACCAATGTGGATGGGGTACGGTGGAAGTGATCTTTTAGCAGACGTGACGGATGTGGAACGTACTCTCGCCGAGCTACCTTCGAGACCAGAGTTGCTATATCTTGAGAATTATGGTCACATTGATTTTGTGCTTAGCACAAGTGCGAAAGAAGATGTGTATAAGCACATGATTCAATTCTTCAGGGCGAGGAAAAAGTCCAGTATTTGGTAA
- the LOC106302512 gene encoding uncharacterized protein LOC106302512 produces the protein MANGLNDTNICLIPKITKPNAMTQFRPISLCNVSYKIISKVLCQRLKKVLPGLISETQSAFVAGRQISDNVMIAQEMFHALRMKPSGRNKRMAIKTDMSKAYDRIEWSFIEAVLRKMGFSETWTSWVMRCITSVKYRVLMNGEPRGNIIPGRGLRQGDPLSPFIFILCTEALASLLNHAEIQGKITGMRVTRTCPSVSHLLFADDSLFFCKAEPRECEEVMKVVRRYGKASGQCINFDKSSLLFGKRINATTRQEIKDALGIQNEGGMRTYAPQNAGTQVDASVPCVPDTSVQPTGSSTTPILVEDKEKAAESMPPPPARKEIVLALRAPSAAPVVQPKGQKRKFAKGGDGESSQQVGSNLAPGLRGKVRPSQFVLLIDGMISECGSEVSRLARDLTKMQGKCFETEAMLKAMEGSHSAKVSKLEAEIGELERDLGTTASSLLKEKKTRKAKSSEVRRLQRQIESGEESTSRGIEEA, from the exons ATGGCGAACGGACTGAATGACACAAATATATGTCTCATCCCGAAGATAACAAAGCCTAATGCAATGACTCAATTCAGACCCATTAGCCTGTGCAATGTCAGCTACAAGATAATCTCTAAAGTCTTATGCCAAAGGTTGAAAAAAGTGCTACCAGGTTTGATATCGGAAACCCAGTCAGCCTTTGTTGCTGGGAGACAGATTTCAGATAATGTTATGATCGCTCAGGAAATGTTCCACGCATTGCGAATGAAACCGAGTGGACGAAATAAAAGGATGGCCATCAAGACAGACATGAGCAAAGCATATGATAGGATTGAGTGGTCGTTTATTGAAGCTGTCTTGCGTAAAATGGGATTCTCAGAAACTTGGACTAGCTGGGTCATGCGATGCATTACATCGGTGAAATATAGGGTTCTCATGAATGGAGAGCCAAGAGGGAATATTATTCCAGGTAGAGGACTAAGACAAGGAGATCCTTTGTCTCCTTTCATTTTTATTCTATGCACGGAAGCGCTCGCTAGCCTTCTTAATCATGCAGAGATACAAGGGAAGATAACAGGGATGCGTGTTACACGCACGTGTCCGTCGGTATCCCACCTTCTCTTTGCTGATGATAGCCTTTTCTTCTGTAAGGCGGAGCCCCGTGAATGTGAAGAAGTAATGAAAGTAGTCAGAAGATATGGCAAAGCATCTGGTCAATGTATCAACTTTGACAAATCGTCCTTACTCTTTGGTAAGCGGATTAATGCAACTACTAGACAAGAGATTAAAGATGCACTTGGGATACAGAATGAAGGAGGAATGAGAACATAC GCTCCGCAGAACGCAGGAACTCAAGTTGATGCGAGCGTTCCGTGTGTTCCGGACACTTCAGTTCAGCCCACTGGATCGTCTACAACTCCGATTCTTGTCGAGGACAAAGAGAAGGCCGCCGAGTCCATGCCTCCTCCTCCGGCTAGGAAAGAAATCGTCCTGGCGCTGCGTGCTCCTAGTGCCGCTCCGGTCGTTCAGCCTAAGGGCCAGAAGAGGAAGTTCGCCAAGGGCGGTGACGGGGAATCTTCGCAGCAAGTAGGTTCGAATCTGGCGCCGGGGCTCCGCGGAAAGGTTCGTCCCTCGCAGTTTGTGTTGCTGATCGATGGAATGATCAGCGAGTGCGGTTCCGAGGTCAGTCGTCTGGCGAGGGATCTGACGAAGATGCAAGGCAAATGTTTTGAAACGGAGGCCATGCTGAAAGCTATGGAGGGTTCTCATTCCGCAAAGGTGTCTAAGCTCGAGGCCGAGATCGGGGAGCTCGAGAGGGACCTTGGGACGACGGCGAGCTCTCTGCTTAAGGAGAAGAAGACTAGAAAGGCCAAGTCTTCGGAGGTGCGCCGACTTCAGCGTCAGATTGAGAGTGGCGAAGAATCGACGAGTCGCGGGATCGAAGAGGCCTAG